A part of Saliniradius amylolyticus genomic DNA contains:
- a CDS encoding AAA family ATPase codes for MANLDTAIQQIERQILGKSEAIHLAVCCMVAGGHLLIEDLPGMGKTTLSHALANTFGLSFSRVQFTSDILPADVLGFSTFDPQQQDFSFHPGPVFSQLVLADEINRASPKSQSALLEAMEEHQVSIDGNTYPLPSPFFVIATQNPLHHTGTYPLPESQLDRFLMRLQIGYPQADAEKAMLRQSHQPQNRHQPLLTPEKLSQYSEQSRQIHASDALLDYILRLVNFSRQSGQFPNALSPRASKALLGAARAWALIQGRDHVLPEDVQQVLPSVCEHRLRDSQTSHYQEKALSMTLLEHIDPLAA; via the coding sequence ATGGCAAACCTCGATACGGCCATTCAACAAATAGAACGACAAATTCTGGGTAAGAGTGAAGCCATCCACCTGGCGGTATGTTGCATGGTAGCCGGAGGACACTTATTGATCGAAGACTTACCCGGCATGGGAAAGACAACTCTGTCGCACGCCCTCGCCAATACCTTCGGCCTGTCGTTTTCCAGAGTCCAGTTTACCTCGGACATACTGCCCGCCGACGTGCTTGGATTTTCAACCTTTGACCCTCAGCAACAAGACTTTAGTTTCCACCCTGGGCCTGTATTCAGTCAGTTGGTGTTGGCCGACGAGATAAACCGCGCCAGCCCCAAAAGCCAAAGCGCCCTTTTAGAAGCAATGGAAGAGCATCAAGTGTCTATTGATGGTAATACCTATCCACTTCCATCGCCCTTTTTTGTTATCGCCACGCAAAACCCGCTTCACCACACAGGCACCTACCCACTGCCCGAGTCTCAACTGGACCGCTTTTTGATGCGCCTTCAGATCGGCTACCCACAGGCTGATGCTGAGAAGGCCATGCTCAGACAATCCCACCAGCCTCAGAATCGTCATCAGCCCCTGTTAACACCAGAAAAGCTCAGTCAGTACAGCGAACAGAGTCGCCAAATCCATGCGTCCGATGCGTTATTGGATTATATCCTTCGCCTGGTTAACTTCAGTCGTCAGTCGGGTCAGTTCCCCAACGCTTTGTCCCCACGCGCGAGCAAGGCCTTACTCGGTGCAGCTCGGGCCTGGGCTTTGATTCAGGGCCGGGATCATGTGTTACCGGAAGACGTACAGCAGGTCTTGCCTTCAGTCTGTGAGCACCGCCTCAGGGACAGTCAGACTTCGCATTATCAGGAGAAGGCACTCAGCATGACTTTGCTGGAACACATCGATCCGCTTGCCGCCTGA